In Archaeoglobus profundus DSM 5631, the sequence GAATCCCTTCTGCAAGAACAACCAATCATCTTCGAAAGGAATTTCCTCAACTTCCGGAATCTCCTTCTCTCTAAATCCGACCTTCCCAGTCCCTTTGATCCTAAGAACGCTTCTCAAGGTGCAATCAAATCCGTTTGGTTGAATCTGAACGTCAAGATCGATGTAATCCTCAATGAGTTTATCGTAGAGAATTCTCTTCCTTATCTGTTCTCCACTTAAAACGGAGCCAATGCAATCGTATATTTCAGCGTAGGGCTTTATGTCTATAATAGGTGTTCCTACAAAAGCATCTAAGTAATCGAGATAAATTCTCCTACCATCAATCTTCTTTATCGTAGCAGAACTCATACCTATCCTGTTTGGTCTGTTCGGAGAGCGAGTGGAGAAAACACCTCTTATAACACTCTTATCTCCGTGCGGATGTGCTTTCAAAGCCTCTTTAGCCTTGTGGAGGTAGTAGAGGATCCAGATGTGAGTACCCTCTTCAAGACCTTCCAAACCTTCCTCGTAATCTGGTAAAATCTCAATTACGTTCTCTTCAACTACGTATCCGATTGGTTTTATCTCCATAAGATTAGTAAACTGAACGAAATTTAAATCATGGAGGTTGAAGTCAAGTTTAGGCTTGAAGAGAATGTTAAAAGAAAGATTGAAGAAGTTGCAGAGTTCGTCTGCGAGGTTTGTGAAAGGGACATCTACTTCAACCATCCTTGCAGAGATTTCTTAGAGACTGATGAAGCTTTGAGGGTTAGAAAATCTGAGAAGGTTTTCTTGACGTACAAGGGTCCGAAAATCGATAGGGAAACCAAGACGAGAGAGGAGATAGAAGTTGAGATAAGCGATTTTGATAAAGCCGTAGAAATTATGAAAAAGCTGGGTTTTAAACCAGTAGCTGAAGTCTTCAAAGTTAGAAGAATATACAGAATGGGGGATGCAACAATCTGCATAGATAACGTCAAAGATTTGGGTGGGTTTGTCGAGATAGAAATAAAGAGTGAGAACGTTGAAGAAGCTAAGAGGTTAGTCTTCAAGATTGCGGATAAATTCGGTTTAAGGAATCCAATAACGAAATCTTACTTGGAGATGCTTCTTGAGAATAAACGTTAACTTTTGTTGAGGAAATTAATCATCATGTGGAATCTGAGACCTGACGCAATAGCGGTTTGGAAGAATCCAGTTGTTAGGGAGAGGCTTAGCTGGTACTACAAGGTTATGAACGATGATATGCCCGCCAAGTTCATTATATGTAAGAAGATTCACGTTGATTACGATAAGGACGCTGATCTGAAAGAGCTTTGGAAGATTCACGATGAGAAATCTAAGGTATTTAACGAATTCTTAGAAGCTGTCAAGGATGGAAAGATTGACATCGAAAAGATTCCAGATGCAAGCCCAAATTTCTTGGATTTGAAGGTGGATATAGCTTATAGAATTCTCGAAAGTTGCGAATTCTGTGAGAGAAAGTGCGGAGTTAACAGGGCTAAAGGAGAGGTAGGTGTTTGTGGTGTTAAGTGGCCAAACGTCCACAGCTACTTCCACCACTACGGTGAAGAAGCTCCTCTAGTTCCAAGCGGGACGATATTCTACGGCGGATGTAACTTCAAATGTGTATTTTGCCAGAATCACGACATAAGTCAGGAGTATCCAAATGATGGAGAGGTTGTCGATGCAAAAAAACTCGCTTCGATACAGGAGGAGTTGAGGTTAACTGGTGCAAGGAACATAAACCACGTCGGAGGTGATCCAACTCCAAATCTCCACGTAATACTCGAGAGCTTCAAGTATTTGAACGTGAACGTTCCACAGCTTTGGAACAGCAACATGTACTGTAGCGTTGAGACTATGAAGCTTTTGAGAGAGGTTATAGACATATGGTTACCCGACTTGAAGTACGGAAATGACAGATGTGCTGAGAGACTCAGCTTGGTTAAGAACTACTGGAGTGTCGTTACAAGAAACATAAAGTGGGCTCACGATTGGAGTGATATAATCATAAGACATCTAGTCCTACCAAACCACTTGGAATGTTGCACAAAACCCGTGCTTAAGTGGATTGCGGAAAACTGCCCAAGAGCTTTGGTCAACATAATGGAGCAGTACAGACCACTCTTCAAGGTTTTGAAGTATCCTGAAAAGTATAAGGATATAGCCAGAAGGCCTACGATAGAGGAAATGGAAGAAGCTTATAAGTATGCAAGGGATTTGGGCATAGTTTACGAGCCTGTCAGCTGATCTGTTCAAACCTCTCTACGGGCTTCCATTCAACTCTTTTTCCGATCAAGAACTTGACTATTGAATAAATCGATGCGGTTTGTAAAACCGTTACATGAATGAGCAACCCGACGAAACCCTTCGAAGCTTCCTTAAACCCTATCTTGTGGATCATGTACGGCAATCCTAACGGTAGAAGTGGTAAAAATAAGGATACGACATAAGTTAAAGTTAACGAGGAAATCCAAGAGGTTATAAAACCCCAATTCTTCGTTTTTAAAACATCCTTAAAGTATCTCCAAAGTTGCAATCCCCCGTAGTACCATCTGCACCTCTGATTGAATATATCCTTCCAACTCATAGGAGCTTGCTCAAAAAGCTTACCTTCAACGAGCAAAGCCCTGTAACCTAAGCAGTGCATTCTTGTAGCAAAATCGGCATCCTCAGCTACCGCTTCTTCATTCAAACGATACTTCGAAATTAGATCAAACCTCACTACACCTATCAACCCGTTGAACTGCTTGAACTTGGTTCTCTTGAGTAGAAAGTTTATCAGATGGTATTCGAGCCACACCGTCTTTGAAGGCAGATTTATGGGATTGTAAACGTATCTCCTGGTTGAAGCTAAATAAGCCTTCTCATCATTCTCTAAGGCGTAAACACAGTTTTTAACGAAGTCTACACTCGGATTAGAATCTACGTCGAATATGACGAGGTATTTAGGATTAAAATCCTTTAAAAATTCGATACCGTCGTTTATTGCACCAGCCCTTTTACCTCTATTGCTGTTTCTAACCAAAACGTCTACTCCAGCCTTCTTAAGGAAATCAACTCTTTCGTCGTTAGGATTCTTTTTATCTACGACGTAAACAATCTTAACTTCGAAACCTTTCAAGTCCAACTTTTTTAACCTCTCGACAGATTTCGAAACAGTTTCAAGGGGTTCGAAAGGTGA encodes:
- a CDS encoding glycosyltransferase encodes the protein MRIAILIPVSPFEPLETVSKSVERLKKLDLKGFEVKIVYVVDKKNPNDERVDFLKKAGVDVLVRNSNRGKRAGAINDGIEFLKDFNPKYLVIFDVDSNPSVDFVKNCVYALENDEKAYLASTRRYVYNPINLPSKTVWLEYHLINFLLKRTKFKQFNGLIGVVRFDLISKYRLNEEAVAEDADFATRMHCLGYRALLVEGKLFEQAPMSWKDIFNQRCRWYYGGLQLWRYFKDVLKTKNWGFITSWISSLTLTYVVSLFLPLLPLGLPYMIHKIGFKEASKGFVGLLIHVTVLQTASIYSIVKFLIGKRVEWKPVERFEQIS
- a CDS encoding radical SAM protein, which produces MWNLRPDAIAVWKNPVVRERLSWYYKVMNDDMPAKFIICKKIHVDYDKDADLKELWKIHDEKSKVFNEFLEAVKDGKIDIEKIPDASPNFLDLKVDIAYRILESCEFCERKCGVNRAKGEVGVCGVKWPNVHSYFHHYGEEAPLVPSGTIFYGGCNFKCVFCQNHDISQEYPNDGEVVDAKKLASIQEELRLTGARNINHVGGDPTPNLHVILESFKYLNVNVPQLWNSNMYCSVETMKLLREVIDIWLPDLKYGNDRCAERLSLVKNYWSVVTRNIKWAHDWSDIIIRHLVLPNHLECCTKPVLKWIAENCPRALVNIMEQYRPLFKVLKYPEKYKDIARRPTIEEMEEAYKYARDLGIVYEPVS
- the cyaB gene encoding class IV adenylate cyclase yields the protein MEVEVKFRLEENVKRKIEEVAEFVCEVCERDIYFNHPCRDFLETDEALRVRKSEKVFLTYKGPKIDRETKTREEIEVEISDFDKAVEIMKKLGFKPVAEVFKVRRIYRMGDATICIDNVKDLGGFVEIEIKSENVEEAKRLVFKIADKFGLRNPITKSYLEMLLENKR